The region CCGCGCTCAGGTGATGGAAGAGACGCTTGGCAATCTATCCGCGTTCTATGCCATGTTCCCCGGCAATCACAAGTTCAACGTGTTTCCGCTGTGGCTGGCAGAAGACCATCACGCTCGGCTCTCCTCTGTGTTCGCTCCTCATATCGGGCATCCGCACTCGGAAGACCTCGACTCGGAATACCTCAATATCTTCGAGACGCGCACCCGTACGCCGTTAATGAGATGGTCCGCCGCTTGATCTCCACCCGGAAGGTAGGCGATTGTGTTGGCAGGTACAAGGAGGATCATCGACATGCAGATTCATTCGGTTGGCATAGATCTGGGTAAGACGACCTTTCACCTCGTAGCCCTGAGCGCAGCTGGCAAGGTGCTGTTGCGCAAGAAGTTCACTCAGAAGCAACTGATCACCTTCACCGCGAACATGCAGACCTCCTTGATCGGGATGGAGGCATGTTCAGGAGCGCACTTCCTGGGCCGGGCTTTGCGAGCGCAAGGCCACGACGTGAAGCTGATTCCAGCGCAGTTTGTAAAGCCGTTCGTGAAGTCGAATAAGAACGACTTCCTGGATGCTGAGGCGATCGCTGAAGCCGTCGACCGACAGAACATGCGCTTCGTTCCGATCAAGACCGACGATCAGCTCGACCTGCAAGCCATGCATCGTGTGCGTGACAGGCTTGTCGCTCGCCGGACGTCCGTGATCAACCAGCTGCGAGCCTTTCTGCTGGAGCGCGGCATGGTTTTCGCCAAGACTCCCATCAAGTTGAGACAAGCGATGCCAGAGATACTCGAGAACGCGGAGTCGAACCTGACGCCACGCATGCGCAACCTTGTCAGCCTGCTCTGGAGCGAGTGGAAGGATCTTCAGCAGCAGATCGTTGCGATGAACGAAGAGGTCGAGCAGATCGCTTCTTCCGACCCCGCATGCCAACGGCTGAGACAAATCCCCGGCATCGGCCCCTTGGTCGCAACCGCAATCGTCGCTGCGATCGGCAACGGAGCAGCCTTCCATAAGGGCCGAGAGTTCTCCGCATGGCTTGGACTTGTACCCCGACAGCACTCGACCGGCGGCAAGGCGAGACTCTTCGGCATCAGCAAGCGAGGTAACCGCTACCTGAGAAAGCTGCTCGTCCATGGCGCCCGATCAGCAGTTCTCATCGTCAAGCGAGAGCGTTCCCCGTTTGGGCCTTGGCTTGATGGTCTGGAACAACGAGCACCGGTGAAGGTCGTCATTACAGCCGCAGCCAACAAGCTTGCTCGTATGGCCTGGGCGGTGCTCTCAAGCGGCAATGACTACCGCCCAGCAACGGCTCCGATGCCGGCCTGAGCAGGCGCGGAAAAGACGCCTTCGGCTTGGAAGCGCAGAATCGCGCTCCCACTTTACCGCACCACGACGACGATTTAGAGTTCCCACCAAGGTCTGCACTGGACAGCTAAGACGACCGAACAGTTCCCAACGGCGTGCTCAAAACCTGCTCCCGAAAATGGTCTTCCATGACCGTGCCGTTTATCAGGTAGAGCACGCAGCGCAACTCATCATGGCCAGGAGACTAGACCCTCCACCCAAAGGCCGAATACATTTGCGCAGACCTGTCGATGTCGCCCTTCGCTTTTCCCTTGCAGTCGTGCGGCGGACCATACATTTTTCAGGATGTGTATGTGGACGGCGTGCGCGTCATGCTCATCATCGGGCCAACTGGGACCGGGAAGTCGGTTCACGGGAACCAAATCATCTCGCTCGAACAGAAGTATGGCGGTTTAACCTACATCTTTGACATCGGCGGAAGCTACGAGAGCGTGGTCGAACTGTATGGCGGACGCGTTGACCGCGTAGGCAAAGACGGACCCCGCGTAAACCCGTTCGCTTTGGAGCCGACTGAAAGCAATATCAAGTTCCTGTACTCCTTTGTGAAGCTCTTGCTCGCGAATGGAGGTGCGGAGCTGGAGCCGGAAGATGATGACGTGATTCATAAGGCCGTGCAGGACATGTACCTGCTTGATGCGGCGAATCGCCGGCTCTCGAATCTCTTCCTCCCCAAGAAGCTCGACAGGTATCTGTCGAAGTGGGTGGGCAAGGGCATCTACAACGCCGTCTTTGACAACGTGGAGGACAGCCTCTCGCTATCGCGGCTTCAGTGCTTCGACTTCCAGGGAGTCAACAATGAACAATATGCCGACCTGATCGAGCCGCTCATGGTCTGGCTGCTACGGCGGATCAACGATGTGCTCTACAACCCCTCTAATCTCGGCGTGCCGAAACACATCCTCATCGAAGAGATTTTCTCTTCGATGAAGAACAAGCAACTGCTTGACGGTGCGCTGGCTTCGATCAAGACCGTTCGCAAGAACCTTGGTGGCGTGACCATGATCGGCCAGTCTGCCGATGACCTCGGCGCAAATGCGGACAGCATTGTGAACTCTTGCACATCGTTTCTGTTCCTGAAGGA is a window of Granulicella tundricola MP5ACTX9 DNA encoding:
- a CDS encoding IS110 family RNA-guided transposase, yielding MQIHSVGIDLGKTTFHLVALSAAGKVLLRKKFTQKQLITFTANMQTSLIGMEACSGAHFLGRALRAQGHDVKLIPAQFVKPFVKSNKNDFLDAEAIAEAVDRQNMRFVPIKTDDQLDLQAMHRVRDRLVARRTSVINQLRAFLLERGMVFAKTPIKLRQAMPEILENAESNLTPRMRNLVSLLWSEWKDLQQQIVAMNEEVEQIASSDPACQRLRQIPGIGPLVATAIVAAIGNGAAFHKGREFSAWLGLVPRQHSTGGKARLFGISKRGNRYLRKLLVHGARSAVLIVKRERSPFGPWLDGLEQRAPVKVVITAAANKLARMAWAVLSSGNDYRPATAPMPA